Proteins from one Aureimonas sp. SA4125 genomic window:
- a CDS encoding ATP-binding protein, with protein sequence MLTHPVDISACDREPIHIIGAIQPNGALIAVDAPTGRIVFASENAEDYLGRPYGDLLGMSLVDLVGEGQCAALCNGRLEPSRPDLLRPHFLRLARPDGTAGDLECFPHIHDGRLILEFVTLREAPAVVWEEDLVRQRIISDLIQPDTLSELARVGAEIIRDVTGYDRVMIYRFAPDRHGEVIAESTVRPDTFLGLHYPAADIPEPARRHFVLNVIRTIPDIAARPVPIMMRPVAGAQGSAPGEGRPLDLTFSKLRAVAPVHIEYLGNMGVGGSTSISLTANGELWGLVACHHYGPLHLSWSRLRFCELLGGTISALLQSLENRIQLRDGIRAEKTAFAIEREAGRGKPLRAVIADQADALMEQGGADGMLLQLGAETLERGIVPASPFDPASLRTVSVDGIATSDHLAGLSPAVLPGSGIAGAAMMDLSEDGTDWLVLFRQEFEESICWAGKPDKRETLQGDGTLRLSPRGSFALWREERRGRSKPFTAGDGEFLRIVRRALFAMNSLDRERAAVVARALSEAKEAQLRLALMDAGHSRSMGELASALAHELNQPLFAVSNYVNACRQELRNCGVIVPPDVGALMDGAVAESSRAADLVRRLRNLIGQGEVTLDPSDLNEVIRRGTDLALAAARSTTPTVVFQLAPDLPLLRIDAVQVAQVVLNLVRNSLAAMADRDGGVLTLSSRRFGPFVEVGVRDTGGGIDPALQATLFEPFHRSTTSGMGIGLSLCRSIVEAHGGRIKARPAPDGTEIVFTLRVAEEGDDG encoded by the coding sequence ATGCTGACCCACCCCGTCGACATCAGCGCCTGCGACCGCGAACCGATCCACATCATCGGCGCGATCCAGCCGAATGGTGCCTTGATCGCCGTCGACGCGCCTACGGGCCGCATCGTTTTCGCCAGCGAGAACGCCGAGGACTATCTGGGGCGCCCCTATGGCGACCTGCTCGGCATGTCGCTGGTGGACCTCGTCGGCGAGGGTCAATGCGCCGCGCTCTGCAACGGCAGGCTCGAGCCCTCCCGGCCGGACCTCCTGCGTCCGCACTTTCTGCGGTTGGCCCGGCCCGACGGGACGGCCGGCGACCTCGAATGCTTTCCCCATATCCACGATGGCCGCCTGATCCTCGAATTCGTCACGCTCCGGGAGGCGCCGGCGGTGGTGTGGGAGGAGGATCTCGTTCGCCAGCGGATCATTTCCGACCTGATCCAGCCGGATACGCTGAGCGAACTCGCCCGCGTCGGGGCCGAGATCATTCGCGACGTCACGGGCTACGACCGCGTCATGATCTACCGGTTCGCCCCGGACCGGCACGGCGAAGTGATCGCCGAGAGCACGGTGCGCCCCGACACGTTTCTCGGCCTTCACTACCCCGCCGCCGATATTCCCGAGCCGGCCCGGCGACATTTCGTCCTGAACGTCATCCGGACCATTCCCGACATCGCGGCCCGTCCGGTTCCGATCATGATGCGGCCGGTCGCCGGTGCGCAGGGTAGCGCGCCGGGGGAAGGCCGGCCTCTCGACCTGACCTTCTCCAAGCTTCGCGCGGTGGCTCCGGTTCATATCGAGTATCTCGGCAATATGGGGGTGGGCGGCAGCACCTCGATCTCGCTCACGGCGAATGGCGAACTCTGGGGGCTCGTCGCCTGCCACCATTACGGCCCGCTGCATCTCTCCTGGAGCCGGCTGCGATTCTGCGAGCTTCTCGGCGGAACGATCTCGGCGCTGCTGCAGAGCCTCGAAAACCGGATCCAGCTGCGTGACGGCATCCGGGCGGAGAAGACCGCCTTCGCCATCGAACGCGAGGCCGGGCGGGGCAAGCCGCTGCGGGCCGTCATCGCCGACCAGGCGGATGCTCTGATGGAACAGGGAGGCGCAGACGGCATGCTGCTGCAACTCGGCGCAGAGACCCTCGAGCGTGGAATCGTTCCGGCATCGCCGTTCGATCCTGCGAGCCTTCGGACGGTGTCCGTCGACGGCATTGCGACGTCGGATCATCTCGCCGGCCTTTCGCCGGCAGTGCTCCCCGGCAGCGGCATAGCGGGCGCCGCGATGATGGATCTGTCGGAAGACGGGACGGACTGGCTCGTCCTCTTCCGGCAGGAATTCGAAGAGAGCATCTGCTGGGCCGGCAAGCCTGACAAGCGCGAGACGCTGCAGGGAGACGGAACGCTGCGCCTGTCGCCGCGCGGTTCTTTCGCGCTCTGGCGCGAGGAGCGTCGCGGGCGCAGCAAGCCTTTCACGGCTGGAGACGGCGAATTCCTGCGCATCGTCCGGCGTGCTTTGTTTGCCATGAACAGTCTCGATCGCGAGCGGGCCGCGGTCGTCGCGCGGGCGCTGTCCGAAGCCAAGGAGGCGCAACTGCGCCTCGCCTTGATGGACGCGGGTCACAGCCGGTCGATGGGGGAGCTGGCCTCGGCGCTGGCGCACGAATTGAACCAGCCGCTCTTTGCCGTCAGCAACTATGTGAACGCCTGTCGCCAAGAGCTGAGGAATTGCGGTGTCATCGTTCCCCCGGATGTCGGGGCCCTGATGGACGGCGCCGTCGCCGAGTCGTCGCGCGCCGCCGACCTGGTGCGCCGCCTGCGCAATCTCATCGGCCAGGGGGAGGTGACGCTGGACCCGTCCGATCTCAACGAGGTGATCCGGCGCGGGACAGACCTTGCCCTTGCCGCCGCGCGCAGCACGACGCCGACGGTCGTCTTCCAGCTGGCGCCCGATCTGCCGCTTCTGCGCATCGATGCCGTGCAGGTCGCGCAGGTTGTGCTCAATCTCGTGCGCAACAGCCTGGCCGCCATGGCCGACAGGGACGGCGGCGTGCTCACCCTCTCGTCCCGGCGCTTCGGGCCCTTCGTTGAGGTGGGAGTGCGCGATACGGGCGGTGGCATCGATCCGGCACTGCAGGCGACGCTGTTCGAGCCGTTCCACCGGTCGACCACCAGCGGCATGGGCATCGGGCTGTCGCTCTGTCGCTCCATCGTCGAGGCGCATGGCGGGCGGATCAAGGCACGGCCGGCGCCGGACGGCACCGAGATCGTCTTCACGCTGCGGGTCGCCGAGGAGGGGGATGATGGTTGA